aatTACTATTAGAAACTAAAACTTTATACAAActcaaatgaaatatttaacgaaCTCTCTTATGAAAACATATGTTTCATGTTCACTGGCagataatttataaaatttcctcGTGGAGTCCCAGTCAAAACTCCCAATACTGTACTTGTGTATCGTGCCCACAGTTTTGTGTAATTTGTactttgtattttgtttggtATGTTGTTTGTTTCCAATTGTAAGCATTTTTAGAACATCGTTGGGTTGGTGATGTATTTTCTTCTGGTAAGTACAGGTATTTGTAGGCAGAGAAGCACTTATTTAGATGCATTAACAATTGTTTAAGGTATTaagcttttataaaaaaaattgatggagaataccaacaaaaaatacaaactaaaaattatttaaattcttttacgAGTAGAGTTAAAGtgtaattttatatacatttaaataaaacatttttataactgAGTAATTTTGTGTTCTTATAAAGTTACTTGAAATACAATACTTCTCCTAATTAAAAATGGCACGATTAAATTGTGCTTTCATTtcggaatttaaaaaatcaatcaaaagcTCCTAGTGACgatatcaaaaataataaaatttataaaaactttgtatttattttgtcgtAAAGAAAAGGGTTTGATGCTTATTTTCctgaaatatatttgaatttaaaaaatttatgaaaaacacCTTTTTACTAGGTAAAAGCTAGTGGCGAccgcaaaaacaaatatgtttcgacccaaaatttgatattaGCCATGTTGGTTGTTGAAGGTGATTTCGtcactagtttttttttttggttggttACTAGAACAGAATTCTTCAATGAATGTTTTGTGAAGACACCTATTCGACCTGGTTACTTACTTGAACCCACCTCCCCCTTCTGGTTTCAGCTCGTCGCTCGGCCTCGCCGTTCCGCCCCGCCAGGAGCACCCGTGCCGGCAGCGAGCCGTACGTGCCGCCACCGTCCTACTGGAACCGCGAGGGCAGCGTGCCCCGCGGCGGACCCTCGGTCTTCGACCGTGCCACCAGCTTGGCCCCGTTCACGAGGCCCAGCTTCCGCGCCAGCTCGTTGGAGCCGCTGGACGAACTCTTTGAACGTAAGTTGCCCGCGATCGCCGAGGCTGATTCGGCGCCAAATGATGCACCCAGTCGGTCACTAGGTGTTTTCGAGCGCGCCGGCTCGCCAAGTCCCACTCCCGTCAAAGCCGGTCGCTGGGGACCACGCCCCACCGAAGTCGCCTACGATGCTGAgggtaaaaatcaaaatttcacCTATATCCGAATTTGTCCTGATACAAGAAGAGACGAAATTTGCGtgttattgttaaattttatgtgACTTTTTGTCGGCTTCTTTTGAAACCTCTCGAAACGCGAGACAAACGATGATGGAGTTGATGGCGAAGATGAGATAGGGTGCGACGAACGCGTTGAAAAATCGCTGCCATATTTTTCGTGATGCGTTCGAGCCGCTCTTGTTCCTCCCACTCATCGTGTGGCTATATAATTTGTCAAAATTATTTCCACTCTATGGCTTCGCCAGCAAGAGTATTTGTCGTGTTATTAGTTTGAGTTTgccagcagcatcagcaaaaCTTGAAAAGTGTTGCCCGAAGTGTAAGCGCCGCGCTATGAGTCCTTAAATGCAAATCGATTTCatgattttacaattttcaataataaattggaacatttacaaattagaacgtaataaaactaaaatattatcaatacGTTAGATCAGTTAAATAAACAAGTCACaatcttataatttttaaatttaaaataatcttagcaaattcaaacaaaatatttacttctCTTTCATTTAATGGTTTAAAAGAGCAAATTTATAGCTTTCAAATACTTCAATCTAAATTGCTTAAGGTAGCCCtttaaaagtcataaaatgTTGACAGTTAAAATAACGAATTAACAAtctacttaaatttatttcaaaaatccaattaaattttgcaaagtttcgaaaaccaatttaatgcTTCATTGAATCGGTTTGCATTCCTTATGAAATCCTAAACCAGAACCCCCTTTCATATGCCCACTGGTTCGCTTGTCGATGTGCTCACTGTACGTGCGCCTGCCCATCATTTTCCATGTCACCTCCTCTCTATCAATCTATTCTCTTCCAATTCTTTTATCATTTTCCTCCATGCATTTTTCCCCCTGCCATTTGTCCTTTTGGTATTTTTTCCACAACGAAATCCCAACATACGCATggaaaatatcaaattattgTTGATTGTTAAagcgttgttttttttatttgatttacttttattttagtttaaaaaacatagcaaaaacaaaaaatatttttctttctgcTCTTCTTGTATACATTGCTACAACAAtacaaacaataacaaatgaaACCCAACAACATCTGATTGTATACCCAACCAAACGCACAACAAAACCAAACGACATCAAAACGAAATCATCCCACCTATATCATCTGTGATGGTTATGCTACTGAATATGCCAACAAAATAGGACTCCCGATCTTCCACCCCCGCAACCGGTTCAGGGATCTGCTGAGCCCCAGCCCCAATTTGCCGATCTCCTCGATTGTGCGCGATCCCTTCTGGTGGGACGTGGATGACCTTGTGCCCTTCCGCGCCACCTCGGTGCCCCGTGCCTCGAGCCCAGTGGCCCGCGATTCGTACTTGTCGCCGGTGAAGAATCGCTACTTGTGGTCCAAGCACCCAGCCAGACCCTTGACACGTAAGTCCTCTTTTTCTTACATTTATGGGAACATATATTGTGGTCTTACCAAttgggaaaaaatgaaaaatattcgAAAAATCCTTGGGAATTTATTTGGCAAATGTATATTGGTCATTGGTAAGATCTCCTGTATATAGATACACAGTTTGTAAATACTATCCAATTGGTATTCCCTTCCCTAGAGAGCCCTTAGATTTTCCATAAAAGCATGAGAGAAACAACttgcattaaaatataaagtttgtataaaaaataattactttaagGTGGAACCATTTGGTCCTAGTATGATTTggattcaatattttaaattggaacCAATCAAATTATTGTTTCCTAAtctaaaagaaaaacttttaaaactttaagtatgtaattttaatttgactgCTGCGCAATACCTTgtattgctaaaaaaaatactaaataaaaaaattacatagtTTTGTAACGATTTCTTTAATATAATTGAAAGCTTTAGTATTAGCATTAAACTTTCTTTCATGGTTTtgacaaattatatttttcccaatacattttcaatattgtttatatttaactttattatttctgttttatttacatCTTAATATTCATAAACAGCTGAGGGAGACGAtatattctaaacaaaatatagATTCAATATCACAAACAATCGTTTAGCTCTAATAACAAAGCGACGCTATATCAATCATATAGCAAttctgtaatttttttgtacttaattttacataaattacATGTAAcgaaatgtaaaaaaaacaaattggtaagaaacagaaaaagcATGTAAAACGATAAATTTGTTCATTGTAGAAACTACACAAATGACTTGTAGTGTTCACATTaaatccttttaaaaatatgtccTGTAGTACCCCGTATTCGTATCTTCCCCCAACATGTAGagtttacaattaaaatagaTATAAACGTCAAATAATGATTGAGTTCTGTAGTTTTGGTAAGATTGGTTGTAATAAACgaagaatttatttttcttacctTAGTAATGTAATTGGTCATCTCATAAATTTTATGGGCGAATTTGTGgtctaatttaattatttttctgacAGTGAAGAAAGACAAAGTCGCgtattactttaaaatatttattaaatacacaaatacacaaaataagccctttattatttgctatttccaaaatgtatcaaaaatgtatttattttttacaaagtaCTAGATTATTTACCTAAACATCAGAACCCtttcatttagtttaaaattgtatttaaccTTTGTAGCAAGAATTTGGTAAAACTTCTGCACGTCATGTCctttttattacaattatatGTTTGTCACAagcatttatattaatattttgttaataatgGTAAATTTCCCTTTTCATAGCTCACCGCTCAATTTTGTAAACGAACGAAACAACGAACTACTTAGCAACAAGAACATCCTGAAGAACAACAACGAATGCATCACAAGGGG
This genomic window from Drosophila gunungcola strain Sukarami chromosome 3R, Dgunungcola_SK_2, whole genome shotgun sequence contains:
- the LOC128263298 gene encoding uncharacterized protein LOC128263298 isoform X1 translates to MFKNHLEMIGRNESPSKKAKFWQSYIRSLKGSEDIRAHETPRASRPYSSYLDSPSYRSIYDEPATANERVQSSGYRYLPVSRDTYGYSPRAIYDHHYSRTIPANYDAEKAWNDHLKRMQEIERRYPSRYGLYLRDKPLTPNSLVPLEYEPEDKLLAELNKARRSASPFRPARSTRAGSEPYVPPPSYWNREGSVPRGGPSVFDRATSLAPFTRPSFRASSLEPLDELFERKLPAIAEADSAPNDAPSRSLGVFERAGSPSPTPVKAGRWGPRPTEVAYDAEGLPIFHPRNRFRDLLSPSPNLPISSIVRDPFWWDVDDLVPFRATSVPRASSPVARDSYLSPVKNRYLWSKHPARPLTPHRSIL